One genomic segment of Pseudonocardia sp. T1-2H includes these proteins:
- a CDS encoding GntP family permease, translating into MTTLVLAQAAATTGSGTRLILAALIGIAVIVVLITRFKVHPFLGLTLGSLVVAGIAGLPASAAVESFVKGFGSTAGSVGTLIALGAMFGKLLADSGGADQIVDTIIGRSSTRTLPWAMAGVGALIGLPMFFEIGLVLLMPVIFLVARRSGLSLVKVGIPALAGLSAMHGLVPPHPGPLVAIDALKANLGITLVLGVLVAVPTVAIAGPLFARYAARWVNIPAPDLFTGTDGDGPGDGPTRSEGPSGGSGTGTALERRTVSRPTFAITLATVLLPVVLMMGKALVDIFAMKGTLLRDGLDFVGTPLIALLIAVVVAVFTLGRGAGMDARAIARSLEQALPPVAGILLIVAAGGGFKQTLIDTKLGDLIATWVQGSGVSILLLAWVIAVLIRLATGSATVATVTASGILAPLVVTLDPAHTSLLVLAIGAGSVFFSHVNDAGFWLVKEYFGLSVGQTVKTWSLMETAISVVGLVLVLLLGLVV; encoded by the coding sequence ATGACCACCCTCGTCCTCGCCCAAGCCGCGGCCACCACCGGCTCCGGGACCCGGCTGATCCTGGCGGCGTTGATCGGCATCGCCGTGATCGTCGTCCTCATCACCCGCTTCAAGGTCCACCCGTTCCTGGGTCTGACCCTCGGCTCCCTCGTCGTCGCCGGCATCGCCGGACTCCCCGCCTCCGCAGCGGTGGAGAGCTTCGTGAAGGGCTTCGGCAGCACCGCGGGCAGCGTCGGCACGCTGATCGCGCTGGGCGCCATGTTCGGCAAGCTGCTCGCCGACTCCGGCGGCGCGGACCAGATCGTCGACACGATCATCGGCCGGTCCAGCACTCGCACCCTGCCCTGGGCCATGGCCGGGGTCGGCGCGCTGATCGGGCTGCCGATGTTCTTCGAGATCGGCCTCGTCCTGCTGATGCCGGTGATCTTCCTCGTCGCCCGCCGGTCCGGACTCTCGCTCGTCAAGGTCGGCATCCCGGCCCTGGCCGGCCTCTCGGCGATGCACGGCCTCGTGCCGCCCCACCCCGGCCCGCTCGTCGCCATCGACGCCCTCAAGGCCAACCTCGGCATCACGCTGGTCCTCGGCGTCCTGGTCGCCGTCCCGACCGTCGCCATCGCCGGTCCGCTGTTCGCCCGCTACGCCGCCCGCTGGGTGAACATCCCCGCCCCGGACCTGTTCACCGGAACCGACGGCGACGGTCCCGGCGACGGCCCCACCCGCTCCGAAGGACCTTCCGGCGGCTCGGGTACCGGCACCGCGCTCGAGCGTCGCACGGTCTCCCGGCCCACCTTCGCCATCACCCTCGCCACGGTGCTGCTGCCCGTGGTCCTGATGATGGGCAAGGCGCTCGTCGACATCTTCGCCATGAAGGGCACCCTGCTCCGGGACGGCCTCGACTTCGTCGGCACGCCGCTGATCGCCCTGCTCATCGCCGTCGTCGTGGCCGTCTTCACCCTCGGCCGCGGCGCCGGGATGGACGCCCGGGCCATCGCCCGCTCCCTGGAGCAGGCGCTGCCCCCGGTCGCCGGGATCCTGCTCATCGTCGCCGCCGGCGGCGGGTTCAAGCAGACCCTGATCGACACCAAGCTCGGCGACCTCATCGCCACCTGGGTCCAGGGCAGCGGCGTGTCGATCCTCCTGCTCGCCTGGGTCATCGCCGTCCTCATCCGGCTCGCCACCGGCTCGGCGACCGTCGCCACCGTCACCGCGTCGGGCATCCTCGCCCCGCTGGTGGTCACCCTCGACCCGGCCCACACCTCGCTGCTGGTCCTCGCCATCGGTGCCGGTTCGGTCTTCTTCTCCCACGTCAACGACGCCGGCTTCTGGCTCGTCAAGGAGTACTTCGGCCTGTCGGTGGGCCAGACCGTCAAGACCTGGTCGCTGATGGAGACGGCGATCTCGGTGGTGGGGCTCGTGCTCGTCCTGCTCCTCGGCCTGGTCGTCTGA
- a CDS encoding phosphate-starvation-inducible PsiE family protein, translating into MAGTDGLTGRTVHAIEVAEDVIHVVVAVLLAGLALALIVDTVRHTVIVLAGPYNLPVIVLAVLEETLLLFIVAELLHTVAIALRHRGALDPEPFLVIGLVAAIRRVLVLTAEAEQSFRWNAQGIELLILMTLILVMAVTALVWRRSLTLAAGQPR; encoded by the coding sequence GTGGCGGGGACCGACGGGCTCACGGGACGCACGGTTCACGCCATCGAGGTCGCCGAGGACGTCATCCACGTGGTCGTCGCGGTACTGCTGGCGGGACTGGCACTCGCGCTGATCGTCGACACCGTGCGTCACACCGTGATCGTCCTGGCCGGTCCCTACAACCTGCCGGTGATCGTGCTCGCGGTTCTCGAGGAGACCCTCCTGCTGTTCATCGTCGCGGAGCTCCTGCACACGGTCGCCATCGCACTCCGCCACCGGGGTGCCCTGGATCCCGAACCCTTCCTCGTCATCGGCCTGGTCGCGGCTATCCGGCGGGTTCTCGTCCTGACCGCCGAGGCCGAGCAGTCGTTCAGGTGGAATGCCCAGGGCATCGAACTGCTCATCCTGATGACGCTGATCCTCGTCATGGCCGTCACCGCCCTGGTGTGGCGGCGCTCGCTCACCCTCGCCGCCGGGCAACCGCGGTGA
- a CDS encoding cytochrome ubiquinol oxidase subunit I: MDQLDLARWQFGITTVYHFFFVPLTIGMAWVVAGFETAWVRTGDPVHRRLTMFFGRLFVIVFVLGTVTGIVQEFQFGMNWSAYSRFVGDVFGAPLAFEGLLAFFLEATFIGLWIFGWDRLGPRLHLATIYLVAVGSLVSAFFILAANSWMQHPVGFVVDREEGRAELTDLGAVLTNSTTLVAVYHVVSAAFLTAGAFVLGVSAWQLWRRGDGPDAPAFRRAARAGMWMSLAAGVVVLSSGHVQGVIMTQQQPMKMAAAEALYHTEQPAAFSLITIGTLDGSREIWSVKVPGLLSFLATGSFDGRVEGIYDLQDRYVRQFGPGDYRPVVPLTYWTYRLMIGCGALAVAIAATGLWLTRRGRRPASPWFHRAAVAAIGLPLLANSFGWVFTEMGRQPWVVWGQMRTAAGVSPTVGAGTVLTSMTVFTLLYGALAVVGVLLLRRHAAAGLPAEEPEPEDREHRATVAY, encoded by the coding sequence GTGGACCAGCTCGATCTCGCGAGGTGGCAGTTCGGGATCACGACCGTCTACCACTTCTTCTTCGTCCCGCTCACCATCGGCATGGCCTGGGTGGTGGCCGGGTTCGAGACGGCGTGGGTGCGCACCGGCGACCCCGTGCACCGCCGCCTGACGATGTTCTTCGGGCGGCTCTTCGTGATCGTCTTCGTCCTCGGGACGGTCACCGGGATCGTGCAGGAGTTCCAGTTCGGGATGAACTGGAGCGCGTACTCGCGCTTCGTCGGGGACGTGTTCGGTGCCCCGCTGGCGTTCGAGGGACTCCTGGCGTTCTTCCTGGAGGCGACGTTCATCGGGCTGTGGATCTTCGGGTGGGACCGGCTCGGCCCCCGGCTGCACCTGGCCACGATCTACCTGGTGGCGGTCGGTTCGCTGGTCTCCGCGTTCTTCATCCTGGCGGCGAACTCGTGGATGCAGCACCCCGTGGGGTTCGTGGTCGACCGGGAGGAAGGGCGTGCGGAGCTCACCGACCTGGGCGCCGTCCTCACGAACTCCACGACGCTGGTCGCGGTCTACCACGTGGTCTCGGCGGCGTTCCTCACCGCGGGCGCCTTCGTGCTCGGCGTCAGCGCCTGGCAGCTGTGGCGGCGCGGCGACGGCCCGGACGCGCCCGCGTTCCGCCGGGCGGCGCGCGCGGGGATGTGGATGTCGCTGGCCGCCGGTGTCGTCGTCCTCTCGTCCGGCCACGTCCAGGGTGTGATCATGACGCAGCAGCAGCCGATGAAGATGGCGGCGGCCGAGGCGCTCTACCACACCGAGCAGCCCGCTGCGTTCTCGCTGATCACGATCGGCACTCTGGACGGCTCGCGGGAGATCTGGAGCGTCAAGGTCCCGGGCCTGCTGTCGTTCCTGGCGACCGGCTCGTTCGACGGCAGGGTCGAGGGCATCTACGACCTGCAGGACCGGTACGTCCGGCAGTTCGGCCCCGGCGACTACCGCCCGGTCGTCCCCCTGACGTACTGGACCTACCGGTTGATGATCGGCTGCGGAGCGCTGGCCGTGGCGATCGCGGCGACCGGGCTGTGGCTCACGCGCCGGGGCCGGCGGCCGGCGAGCCCGTGGTTCCACCGCGCAGCGGTCGCGGCCATCGGGCTGCCGCTGCTCGCGAACTCGTTCGGCTGGGTCTTCACGGAGATGGGCAGGCAGCCCTGGGTCGTGTGGGGGCAGATGAGGACCGCCGCCGGGGTCTCGCCGACCGTCGGCGCCGGCACCGTCCTCACGTCGATGACCGTCTTCACCCTCCTCTACGGGGCGCTCGCGGTCGTGGGGGTCCTCCTCCTGCGCCGGCACGCCGCGGCCGGCCTCCCGGCGGAGGAACCGGAGCCGGAGGACCGCGAACACCGGGCCACGGTCGCCTACTGA
- the cydB gene encoding cytochrome d ubiquinol oxidase subunit II, whose protein sequence is MGLADVWFVAIAVLWTGYFFLEGFDFGVGVLLPVLGRTEEERGALIDTIGGVWDGNEVWLIVAAGATFAAFPLWYATLFSSLYVPLLVILVALIVRGVAFEFRGRGETARWRRNWDALLVVGSLVPAVLWGVVFGNVARGLPLDAEHLDRGGLGELLNGPALVGGLTTLTLFLLHGALFLRLRTEGELRVRARRAATWIAPLALLPTVVFVGWTQAQRATTATTVIGLVAILCLVGAWALNRARSAAAGFAFSGTAVVTATATLFLALYPAVLPSTLGPAFDLTVHNASSTGYTLTIMTWAAGIFLPIVVAYQVWTYRVFARRIGATGPSREHGAVHSPAGSGPA, encoded by the coding sequence ATGGGCCTTGCCGACGTCTGGTTCGTCGCCATCGCGGTCCTGTGGACCGGCTACTTCTTCCTGGAGGGGTTCGACTTCGGGGTCGGGGTGCTGCTGCCGGTGCTCGGCCGCACCGAGGAGGAGCGCGGCGCGCTGATCGACACGATCGGCGGGGTCTGGGACGGCAACGAGGTGTGGCTGATCGTCGCCGCCGGGGCGACCTTCGCCGCGTTCCCCCTGTGGTACGCGACGTTGTTCTCCAGCCTCTACGTCCCGCTCCTCGTCATCCTCGTCGCGCTGATCGTGCGCGGTGTGGCGTTCGAGTTCCGCGGCCGGGGCGAGACCGCCCGCTGGCGGAGGAACTGGGACGCGTTGCTCGTCGTCGGCAGCCTCGTCCCGGCGGTGCTCTGGGGCGTCGTGTTCGGCAACGTCGCCCGCGGGTTGCCCCTCGACGCCGAGCACCTCGACCGGGGCGGCCTCGGCGAGCTGCTCAACGGGCCCGCTCTGGTCGGCGGCCTCACCACGCTCACCCTGTTCCTGCTGCACGGCGCGCTGTTCCTGCGCCTGCGGACGGAGGGGGAGCTGAGGGTCCGGGCGCGGCGGGCGGCCACCTGGATCGCGCCCCTGGCGCTTCTCCCGACCGTCGTGTTCGTGGGCTGGACGCAGGCGCAGCGGGCAACCACCGCAACGACGGTGATCGGCCTGGTGGCCATCCTCTGCCTGGTCGGCGCCTGGGCCCTGAACCGGGCCCGCAGCGCGGCGGCCGGATTCGCGTTCAGCGGCACAGCGGTCGTCACGGCGACGGCCACGCTGTTCCTGGCGCTGTACCCCGCGGTGCTGCCGTCGACCCTCGGCCCGGCCTTCGACCTCACCGTGCACAACGCCAGCTCCACCGGCTACACGCTGACGATCATGACGTGGGCGGCGGGGATCTTCCTGCCGATCGTGGTGGCCTACCAGGTGTGGACCTACCGGGTCTTCGCGCGCCGGATCGGCGCGACGGGACCGTCCCGGGAACACGGGGCCGTCCACTCACCGGCCGGGTCCGGGCCGGCCTAG
- the cydD gene encoding thiol reductant ABC exporter subunit CydD has product MPPGDGTSLRPLDPRLLAHAGAARAYLLWCIASGLGTAGLLVAQATLLAGAVTSAFLDGADLAALATPMALLAAVVLGRALLDGAQEVAGHRAGAAVTTELRTRLLDQAMRLGPGWLSTERRGELTALATRGVDALDGYFSRYLPQLVLAVVVPVVVLLTVFGVDLPAAVTIAATLPLVPVFMVLVGLATRQHADRQWRALAVLAGHFLDVVAGLPTLKVFGRARAQAATIRAVTDDHARAALRTLRVAFLSALVLELLSTLSVALVAVGVGLRLVAGSVDLRTALVVLILAPEVYRPLRQVGVHHHACVEGLAAARRVFEVLETAPAPVYRPAAVPDLRVHPMRVEAVTVTYPGAARAALADVSLELDPGETVALVGPSGCGKSTLAALLVGVVRPTGGRITVGGVDAAAFEPDTWRAHVAHLPQRPRLFAGTIADNVRLARPQAPACAVRAALDAAGAGFVDRLAEGVDTPLGEGGAGLSAGERQRVALARALLPDARLLVLDEPTSGLDAAAEQAVVDGLRAVGAGRTILLVSHRPALLALADRVVRLGPASGAPAPPETGVEEPVPEPGGHQRRAAAEEEPTPAGCTRDGREPGPTGCPGGWGPAAGFPRHCSAVRRVAEFGRPALRRLALAALCGAVATAAGVGLMATSAWLLSRAAQHPPILYLLVAVGAVRAFSLVRAGSRYAERLASHDAAFQVLRELRVAVWRHLERVAPAGLPAYRSGDLLARLVADVDAQQDLFLRVAVPCAAAAVAGVGAIALLWWLLPGAGLALLVALLLAAVAVPWLAARAGRRAEHGVAALRGELSDGIAELLGGARDLLACRAAGRRLDRVAGVDRELQRARAAAATSTGLAAGLTTLAAGAAMWAAFALGVPAVRSGALDGVVLAVLVLVPLAAVEVVAVLAQAPQDLRRVRRSAERVVDVFDRPQPVREPPTPAALPGPPHTLRVESLRAYWPGAATPAVDGLDLDLTPGRRVAVVGPSGSGKSTLVAVLLRFLDPAAGRVTLDGVDVTTLAADDVRRVLTLCAQDAHVFDTTIGENVLLARRSADPREVRAALAGARLLDWVDGLPDGSATAVGEHGSRVSGGQRQRIALARALLADRPVLLLDEPTEHLDLATADALAAELLAATAGRTTLLVTHRLATLGDVDEIVVLDGGRVVERGTHARLLAACGPYRRMWDLERDARRFCDPAQPTAGGGGVGALAPARPRPAAP; this is encoded by the coding sequence ATGCCCCCCGGTGACGGAACGAGCCTGCGCCCGCTGGATCCGCGGCTGCTCGCGCACGCCGGGGCCGCACGTGCCTATCTGCTGTGGTGCATCGCCTCGGGACTGGGCACCGCCGGACTGCTCGTCGCGCAGGCCACGCTGCTCGCCGGTGCCGTCACGAGCGCCTTCCTCGACGGCGCCGACCTCGCCGCACTGGCGACGCCGATGGCCCTGCTGGCCGCGGTCGTGCTCGGCCGCGCGCTGCTCGACGGTGCCCAGGAGGTCGCGGGGCACCGGGCGGGAGCGGCGGTCACGACGGAGCTGCGCACCCGGCTGCTCGACCAGGCGATGCGGCTCGGCCCGGGGTGGCTGTCCACCGAGCGTCGCGGCGAGCTGACCGCGCTGGCCACCCGGGGTGTCGACGCCCTCGACGGCTACTTCTCCCGCTACCTCCCGCAGCTCGTGCTCGCGGTCGTGGTGCCGGTCGTCGTGCTGCTCACGGTGTTCGGCGTCGACCTCCCGGCGGCCGTCACGATCGCGGCGACCCTGCCGCTGGTGCCCGTGTTCATGGTCCTGGTGGGGTTGGCGACCCGGCAGCACGCGGACCGGCAGTGGCGCGCGCTGGCCGTGCTCGCCGGGCACTTCCTCGACGTCGTCGCCGGACTGCCCACGCTGAAGGTCTTCGGCCGGGCCCGCGCCCAGGCCGCCACGATCCGCGCCGTCACCGACGACCACGCCCGCGCGGCCCTGCGCACGCTCCGGGTGGCGTTCCTGTCCGCACTGGTGCTGGAGCTGCTCTCGACGCTGTCCGTGGCGCTGGTCGCCGTGGGCGTCGGGCTGCGTCTGGTCGCCGGGTCGGTCGACCTGCGCACCGCCCTGGTCGTGCTGATCCTCGCGCCGGAGGTGTACCGGCCCCTGCGGCAGGTGGGCGTGCACCACCACGCGTGCGTCGAGGGCCTCGCGGCGGCCCGGCGGGTGTTCGAGGTGCTGGAGACGGCCCCGGCGCCTGTGTATCGCCCGGCCGCGGTTCCCGACCTGCGGGTGCACCCGATGCGGGTGGAGGCGGTCACGGTCACCTACCCGGGCGCGGCCCGGGCCGCGCTCGCCGACGTGTCGCTGGAGCTGGACCCCGGGGAGACCGTCGCGCTCGTGGGGCCGTCCGGCTGCGGGAAGTCGACCCTGGCCGCGCTGCTCGTCGGCGTCGTCCGGCCCACCGGCGGCCGGATCACCGTGGGTGGGGTCGACGCGGCCGCGTTCGAGCCCGACACCTGGCGGGCGCACGTCGCCCACCTGCCTCAGCGACCGCGGCTGTTCGCCGGCACCATCGCCGACAACGTGCGGCTGGCCCGGCCGCAGGCTCCGGCCTGCGCGGTGCGGGCTGCGCTGGACGCCGCCGGGGCCGGCTTCGTCGATCGGCTCGCGGAGGGTGTCGACACCCCGCTGGGGGAGGGCGGGGCCGGGCTCTCGGCGGGCGAGCGGCAACGGGTGGCCCTGGCCAGGGCCCTGTTGCCGGACGCCCGGCTGCTCGTCCTGGACGAGCCGACGAGCGGGCTGGACGCCGCGGCCGAGCAGGCCGTCGTCGACGGCCTCCGGGCGGTCGGTGCCGGGCGGACGATCCTGCTCGTCTCCCATCGGCCGGCGCTGCTCGCCCTGGCCGACCGGGTCGTCCGGCTGGGCCCCGCGTCCGGGGCACCCGCGCCCCCGGAGACCGGGGTCGAGGAGCCGGTGCCGGAACCGGGCGGGCACCAGCGCCGGGCCGCCGCGGAGGAGGAACCGACACCGGCCGGGTGCACCCGGGACGGGCGGGAGCCGGGCCCGACGGGGTGCCCCGGCGGGTGGGGGCCCGCAGCCGGCTTCCCGCGCCACTGCTCCGCTGTGAGGCGGGTGGCCGAGTTCGGCCGGCCCGCCCTGAGGCGCCTGGCGCTCGCGGCGCTGTGCGGTGCGGTGGCGACGGCCGCGGGCGTCGGGCTGATGGCCACGTCCGCCTGGCTCCTCTCCCGGGCCGCGCAGCACCCGCCGATCCTGTACCTGCTGGTGGCGGTCGGCGCGGTCCGGGCCTTCAGCCTCGTCCGGGCCGGTTCCCGGTACGCCGAGCGGCTGGCCTCGCACGACGCCGCGTTCCAGGTGCTGCGGGAGCTGCGGGTCGCGGTGTGGAGGCACCTGGAACGGGTCGCCCCGGCGGGGCTACCGGCGTACCGGTCGGGGGACCTGCTGGCCCGGCTCGTCGCCGACGTCGACGCGCAGCAGGACCTCTTCCTCCGCGTCGCCGTCCCGTGCGCCGCGGCCGCGGTGGCCGGGGTCGGTGCCATCGCGCTGCTGTGGTGGCTGCTGCCCGGTGCCGGCCTCGCGCTGCTCGTGGCGCTGCTCCTCGCCGCCGTCGCCGTGCCGTGGCTCGCGGCGCGGGCGGGCCGACGGGCCGAGCACGGGGTGGCGGCGCTGCGGGGGGAGCTGTCCGACGGGATCGCGGAGCTGCTCGGCGGGGCGCGCGATCTCCTGGCCTGCCGCGCGGCCGGCCGCCGGCTGGACCGGGTCGCCGGGGTCGACCGGGAGCTGCAGCGCGCCCGGGCCGCCGCCGCGACGTCCACCGGGCTCGCCGCGGGCCTGACCACCCTCGCCGCCGGGGCCGCGATGTGGGCGGCATTCGCCCTGGGCGTACCCGCCGTCCGCTCCGGCGCGCTCGACGGGGTGGTCCTCGCCGTGCTCGTGCTCGTCCCGCTGGCGGCGGTCGAGGTCGTGGCGGTGCTGGCCCAGGCGCCCCAGGACCTCCGGCGGGTCCGCCGCTCGGCGGAACGGGTGGTCGACGTGTTCGACCGGCCGCAGCCGGTGCGCGAGCCGCCGACCCCGGCGGCCCTGCCCGGCCCGCCGCACACGCTGCGCGTCGAGAGCCTGCGGGCGTACTGGCCCGGCGCGGCGACCCCGGCCGTCGACGGGCTCGACCTCGACCTGACGCCCGGCCGCCGGGTCGCGGTCGTCGGGCCGAGCGGCTCGGGCAAGAGCACGCTGGTCGCGGTGCTGCTGCGGTTCCTGGACCCGGCCGCGGGCCGGGTCACCCTCGACGGCGTCGACGTCACCACGCTGGCCGCGGACGACGTGCGGCGGGTGCTCACACTCTGCGCGCAGGACGCACACGTCTTCGACACGACCATCGGCGAGAACGTGCTGCTCGCCCGGCGCTCGGCCGACCCGCGCGAGGTGCGGGCCGCCCTGGCGGGCGCGCGTCTCCTGGACTGGGTCGACGGCCTGCCGGACGGCAGCGCGACGGCCGTCGGCGAGCACGGGTCCCGCGTCTCCGGCGGCCAGCGCCAGCGCATCGCCCTGGCCAGGGCATTGCTGGCCGACCGGCCGGTGCTGCTGCTCGACGAACCCACCGAGCACCTCGACCTCGCCACGGCCGACGCGCTGGCCGCCGAGCTGTTGGCCGCCACGGCCGGGCGCACGACGTTGCTGGTCACCCACCGGCTCGCGACGCTCGGGGACGTCGACGAGATCGTCGTGCTCGACGGGGGCCGCGTCGTCGAGCGCGGCACGCACGCCCGGCTCCTCGCGGCCTGCGGGCCGTACCGGCGTATGTGGGACCTCGAGCGGGACGCGCGGCGGTTCTGTGATCCGGCACAGCCGACCGCGGGCGGGGGAGGGGTGGGGGCCCTCGCTCCGGCCCGGCCCAGGCCCGCGGCACCGTGA
- a CDS encoding MFS transporter, which produces MADVSGSGATLRTAIPARLDRLPWSRFHWRIVVGLGAVWILDGLEVTIVGAVASRMIEPGSGITLTAADIGTGAALYVAGACLGALFFGQLTDRLGRKKLFMVTLAIYLVATVLTAFAFAPWYFFLCRFFTGVGIGGEYSAINSAIDELIPARNRGQVDLAINGSFWVGSGLGALASLLLLDASLFAPSLGWRIAFGLGFVIGLGILLVRRHVPESPRWLLLRGREDEAERIVSDIERQVRAETGAELPPPAYEITVRRRQNIRYRELVSIAFRRYPNRAVLGLALFIGQAFLYNAVVFDLGTLLSREFGVSSSAVPGYMVLFAASNFLGPLLLGRLFDTVGRIPMIAGTYLGSAALVTVLGLLLRNGSLTTTSFMALLLASFFLASAGASSAYLTVSEVFPLEIRGLAIALFYAVGTAVGGITGPLLFGNFIHSGSRGLISLGFFIGAAAMALGGVAELALGVRAEGRSLESIATPLTAEEAEADPRQQGAIQTAREPVRATEEQHRTARERNMRILRRAAERDAHERHGLRMLRPGPGSAFYSPGQIGTAGTTSRWSAASDEALDREVAAIEAALDGLGATQTGALAGYVGGRVWGPGRFRRALRQAVDEGRVQQLSRDSYGPRRGRGRGSTRRTAADR; this is translated from the coding sequence ATGGCGGACGTGTCCGGCTCGGGAGCGACCCTGCGAACCGCGATCCCGGCTCGCCTCGACCGGCTGCCGTGGTCCCGGTTCCACTGGCGGATCGTGGTCGGCCTGGGAGCGGTGTGGATCCTCGACGGCCTCGAGGTCACCATCGTCGGGGCGGTCGCCTCCCGGATGATCGAGCCCGGCAGCGGGATCACGCTGACGGCAGCCGACATCGGGACGGGCGCCGCGCTGTACGTCGCGGGGGCGTGCCTCGGAGCGCTGTTCTTCGGTCAGCTCACCGACCGCCTCGGGCGCAAGAAGCTCTTCATGGTCACCCTGGCCATCTACCTGGTGGCGACCGTGCTGACCGCGTTCGCCTTCGCCCCCTGGTACTTCTTCCTCTGCCGGTTCTTCACCGGGGTCGGCATCGGCGGGGAGTACTCGGCCATCAACTCGGCGATCGACGAGCTCATCCCGGCCCGCAACCGCGGGCAGGTGGACCTCGCGATCAACGGGAGCTTCTGGGTGGGGTCCGGGCTCGGTGCCCTGGCGTCCCTGCTGTTGCTCGACGCGTCGCTGTTCGCGCCGAGCCTCGGCTGGCGGATCGCCTTCGGCCTCGGCTTCGTGATCGGCCTGGGCATCCTCCTGGTCCGCAGACACGTGCCCGAGAGTCCACGCTGGCTGCTACTCCGCGGCCGGGAGGACGAGGCCGAGCGGATCGTCTCGGACATCGAGCGGCAGGTACGGGCGGAGACGGGCGCCGAGCTGCCACCCCCGGCCTACGAGATCACCGTCCGCCGGCGGCAGAACATCCGCTACCGGGAGCTCGTCTCGATCGCCTTCCGGCGCTACCCCAACCGCGCGGTGCTGGGCCTCGCGCTGTTCATCGGGCAGGCGTTCCTCTACAACGCGGTCGTGTTCGACCTCGGGACCCTGCTCAGCAGGGAGTTCGGCGTGAGCTCGTCGGCGGTGCCCGGCTACATGGTCCTGTTCGCGGCGAGCAACTTCCTCGGTCCGCTGCTGCTGGGGCGCCTGTTCGACACGGTCGGCCGGATCCCGATGATCGCGGGGACGTACCTGGGTTCGGCGGCGCTGGTCACCGTCCTCGGGCTCCTGCTGCGCAACGGGTCGCTCACCACGACCTCCTTCATGGCGCTGCTGCTCGCGTCGTTCTTCCTCGCGTCCGCGGGCGCCAGCTCCGCGTACCTCACCGTCAGCGAGGTGTTCCCGCTGGAGATCCGCGGTCTGGCGATCGCGCTGTTCTACGCGGTCGGCACCGCCGTGGGCGGCATCACGGGCCCGCTGCTGTTCGGCAACTTCATCCACAGCGGCAGCCGCGGGCTCATCTCGCTGGGCTTCTTCATCGGCGCGGCGGCGATGGCGCTCGGTGGAGTGGCGGAGCTGGCGCTCGGGGTGCGCGCCGAGGGCAGGTCGCTGGAGAGCATCGCCACCCCGCTCACCGCGGAGGAGGCCGAGGCGGATCCTCGGCAGCAGGGCGCCATCCAGACCGCGCGGGAGCCCGTCCGCGCCACCGAGGAGCAGCACCGGACGGCGCGCGAACGGAACATGCGGATCCTGAGGCGCGCCGCGGAACGGGACGCCCACGAGCGGCACGGGCTGCGCATGCTGCGGCCCGGCCCCGGCTCGGCGTTCTACTCCCCCGGTCAGATCGGCACGGCAGGCACGACGAGCCGATGGTCGGCGGCCTCGGACGAAGCCCTGGACCGGGAGGTCGCCGCGATCGAGGCCGCGCTCGACGGACTGGGAGCCACCCAGACCGGAGCGCTCGCGGGCTACGTCGGCGGGCGCGTCTGGGGTCCCGGCCGGTTCCGCCGCGCGCTCCGGCAGGCCGTGGACGAGGGGCGCGTCCAGCAGCTGTCGCGCGACAGCTACGGCCCGCGGCGAGGCCGGGGACGGGGCAGCACCAGGCGGACCGCCGCCGACCGCTGA
- a CDS encoding SseB family protein — protein sequence MTSTPDDAATDQTGAGPDPDTAAVLRDLATSIALLPQVPPSEGEERPEGAIALPVIEQDGQRYIPVFTSEDALRSAGADVDSALRIPLAQLAANWPSDDMWLAVNPASEDGLGLPPDVVRALPVFAGSPDGAGESSPG from the coding sequence ATGACGTCGACCCCGGACGATGCCGCAACGGACCAGACCGGCGCGGGCCCGGACCCGGACACCGCCGCCGTTCTGCGTGACCTCGCGACGAGCATCGCGCTCCTGCCGCAGGTTCCGCCGTCCGAGGGCGAGGAGCGACCCGAGGGTGCGATCGCGCTGCCCGTCATCGAGCAGGACGGCCAGCGCTACATTCCCGTCTTCACCAGCGAGGACGCGCTGCGCTCGGCGGGGGCGGATGTCGACAGCGCGCTCCGCATCCCGCTCGCCCAGCTCGCCGCGAACTGGCCCTCGGACGACATGTGGCTCGCGGTGAACCCCGCCAGCGAGGACGGCCTCGGGCTTCCGCCCGACGTGGTGCGGGCTCTGCCCGTGTTCGCGGGCAGCCCGGACGGGGCCGGCGAGTCCTCACCGGGCTGA